One part of the Leptolyngbya sp. FACHB-261 genome encodes these proteins:
- a CDS encoding DUF58 domain-containing protein, whose translation MSRKISSPERFTYWLEQRWVNPAFAGWLLSGFATFFFLAGTNTLAGWLYVISGVSFALLLLGAVLPARSLRSIQVSRRPIAPVSAGDVLTVELQIHNQTDQARGLLVVEDLIPFVIGPPQLEVVENLAPTSSHRWTYTTPTVPRRGVYRWQEVQLRTAAPLGLFWCRRQRNAPAVAVVYPTVLPLAQCPLVDEMGRETSQTRRSLEHRFLASTEGVTRSLRPYRRGDSTRLIHWRTSARYGDLRVRELERSTGVQEVVIALDCQCSWNPEDFEQAVIAAASLYFYGRRRNLSTRLWSSDTGLLQGDRSVLEVLAAIQPTPQPSTVSGRSTQLKPASLPSLPLAWLSSSAPSQALPLGSRVLLWGTQSQTELPGLIIQPNQPLQNQLQGLAQMV comes from the coding sequence ATGAGTAGGAAAATCTCTAGCCCCGAGCGCTTCACCTACTGGCTAGAGCAGCGCTGGGTTAACCCTGCCTTTGCAGGTTGGTTGCTGAGCGGATTTGCTACTTTCTTCTTCCTCGCTGGAACCAACACTTTGGCGGGCTGGCTTTATGTAATCAGCGGTGTTAGCTTCGCGCTGCTCCTCTTGGGGGCCGTTCTGCCAGCCCGTTCGCTGCGCTCGATACAAGTCAGCCGTCGCCCAATTGCTCCAGTTAGCGCAGGGGATGTACTCACTGTAGAGTTGCAAATTCATAACCAGACCGATCAAGCTCGGGGCCTACTGGTCGTCGAAGATTTAATTCCTTTTGTCATCGGACCACCTCAATTGGAGGTAGTCGAGAATCTAGCACCTACTAGTAGCCACCGTTGGACTTACACAACCCCTACCGTCCCCCGTCGAGGCGTTTATCGCTGGCAAGAAGTCCAACTGCGCACCGCTGCACCCCTCGGTTTGTTCTGGTGCCGCCGTCAGCGCAATGCTCCAGCGGTGGCAGTAGTTTATCCAACTGTCTTGCCTTTAGCACAGTGTCCATTAGTCGATGAGATGGGACGTGAGACCAGCCAAACAAGACGTAGTTTGGAACACCGTTTTCTTGCCAGTACGGAAGGCGTCACTCGGTCACTGCGACCCTACCGTCGAGGCGACTCAACTCGCCTTATTCACTGGCGGACTAGTGCCCGTTATGGGGATTTGCGAGTGCGTGAGCTAGAACGCTCCACAGGTGTACAGGAGGTAGTCATTGCTCTGGACTGCCAGTGTAGTTGGAACCCAGAAGACTTTGAGCAGGCCGTGATCGCTGCCGCCTCACTCTACTTCTACGGGCGGCGGCGAAATTTGAGCACACGGTTGTGGAGTAGCGATACGGGCTTACTGCAAGGCGACCGGAGTGTTTTAGAGGTACTGGCTGCGATTCAACCTACGCCTCAACCCAGTACGGTGTCTGGACGCTCAACCCAACTCAAGCCAGCCAGTCTTCCTTCTCTGCCCCTAGCCTGGTTGAGCAGTAGTGCTCCTAGTCAGGCGCTACCACTAGGCAGTCGGGTCTTGCTTTGGGGAACTCAGTCACAGACTGAGCTGCCAGGATTAATCATTCAGCCCAACCAGCCACTTCAGAACCAGTTACAAGGCTTGGCGCAAATGGTTTAG
- a CDS encoding LptA/OstA family protein: MRVLLGLVLLPVGLLLGGPLAAQNTAPRPAQRAAAPSSGRAVSILADVQEANAVTGVVTARGNVRMNYPARQIQATSDQAQYFSRERRIVLTGDVYINQAGNSLRGERVVYLIDQGRFEALPQTNQQVESIYLVPDAAPVTAQPSSSNAQPFDPKRELKP, from the coding sequence ATGCGTGTGCTTCTTGGGTTAGTGCTGTTACCTGTGGGACTGCTACTAGGCGGACCACTGGCAGCTCAAAATACAGCTCCTAGGCCTGCACAACGAGCTGCTGCGCCTAGCAGTGGACGGGCAGTCTCTATCCTCGCCGACGTGCAGGAAGCCAATGCGGTGACGGGTGTGGTTACCGCTCGGGGAAACGTGCGCATGAACTACCCAGCTCGCCAAATCCAGGCGACCTCTGATCAGGCCCAGTACTTCAGCCGGGAGCGCCGAATTGTGCTGACTGGTGATGTGTATATCAACCAGGCGGGCAATAGTCTGCGGGGCGAGAGAGTGGTCTATCTGATCGATCAAGGCCGCTTTGAGGCTCTGCCTCAAACCAACCAGCAGGTTGAGTCTATCTATTTGGTCCCGGATGCAGCTCCGGTAACTGCACAGCCATCAAGCAGTAATGCACAACCCTTCGACCCTAAGCGCGAGCTGAAACCCTGA
- a CDS encoding ferredoxin-thioredoxin reductase catalytic domain-containing protein, with protein MTNDRGKNKASEKSFHQMRNFAETYARRTGTYFCSDPTVAVAVIEGLAKHKDEFGSPLCPCRYYEDKEAEVHATYWNCPCVPMRERKECHCMLFLTPDNPFAGQEQAVSLVDVSYDE; from the coding sequence ATGACAAACGATCGCGGTAAAAACAAAGCTTCGGAAAAAAGCTTTCACCAGATGCGCAATTTTGCGGAAACCTACGCCCGCCGCACTGGCACTTATTTCTGCTCTGATCCCACGGTAGCGGTCGCCGTTATTGAAGGGTTAGCAAAGCACAAGGACGAGTTTGGTTCGCCTCTGTGCCCCTGCCGCTACTACGAGGACAAGGAAGCAGAGGTCCATGCAACTTATTGGAACTGCCCTTGTGTACCGATGCGGGAGCGCAAGGAATGCCACTGTATGCTCTTTCTCACGCCAGACAACCCCTTTGCGGGCCAAGAGCAGGCCGTTTCCCTTGTAGATGTCAGCTACGATGAGTGA
- a CDS encoding type IV pilus twitching motility protein PilT, whose translation MTIPTPPGPPPVPPPPPLPVPFVGQRTNDRHLRGVGNRALSIRQLVEEAHLRGASDIHIRVGEEPRFRIRGEMFRVGGGCLPVTPEHFEGFLSEILSPEQQQRFAYEKELDTAIFYEDFLRCRVNCFDSLRGGAMVLRLIPLTVPSIDELGLPEVLKRVASQPQGLVLVTGPTGSGKSTTLAAMVRHLNETASRHIVCIEDPIEYVYSSDKCLISQREVGLHTHEFSQALRSVLREDPDVILIGEMRDRETVDTALKAAQTGHLVLGTLHTRNAIGTLDRLLNIYTPDEQAAMRFQIMESLVGVIAQTLVPTTDGKRTAAMDILVNTPAVRDYLLKGEDDEVRQLMESDTLEGMQVLNQMLCDLVLDGRITITDGIAASSDEGDLKRRIRNEGFDPGRSSNHSFENLIRR comes from the coding sequence ATGACCATCCCAACGCCTCCCGGTCCCCCTCCAGTTCCCCCGCCTCCGCCTTTACCGGTGCCCTTTGTTGGTCAGCGGACTAACGATCGGCATCTACGCGGAGTCGGTAACCGAGCTCTCAGTATTCGTCAGCTTGTAGAGGAGGCCCACCTGCGGGGTGCTTCCGACATTCACATTCGGGTTGGTGAGGAACCTCGCTTCCGGATCCGGGGTGAAATGTTCCGGGTAGGGGGTGGTTGCTTACCCGTGACGCCGGAACACTTTGAAGGGTTCCTATCAGAGATTCTCTCGCCGGAGCAGCAACAGCGCTTTGCCTACGAGAAGGAACTGGACACTGCCATCTTCTACGAAGACTTTCTGCGATGCCGGGTTAACTGCTTTGACAGTTTGCGCGGTGGAGCGATGGTGCTGCGTTTGATTCCACTGACTGTACCCTCAATCGATGAGCTGGGTCTTCCGGAGGTTCTCAAAAGAGTTGCCTCGCAACCTCAAGGCTTGGTGTTGGTGACAGGTCCTACTGGATCTGGTAAATCCACCACCCTAGCGGCGATGGTTCGCCATCTCAATGAGACAGCAAGTCGGCACATTGTCTGTATTGAGGATCCGATTGAGTACGTTTACAGCTCAGACAAGTGCCTGATCAGCCAGCGCGAGGTGGGTCTGCACACGCACGAGTTTAGTCAAGCTCTACGCTCTGTGCTTCGGGAAGATCCCGATGTCATTCTGATCGGTGAGATGCGTGACCGCGAGACAGTGGACACTGCTCTCAAAGCAGCTCAAACCGGCCACTTAGTTTTGGGCACATTGCATACCCGAAACGCGATTGGTACTTTGGACCGATTGCTCAACATCTACACTCCCGATGAGCAAGCCGCTATGCGCTTCCAGATTATGGAGAGCTTGGTGGGAGTAATTGCCCAAACGTTGGTACCGACAACGGACGGCAAGCGTACGGCGGCAATGGACATTCTGGTCAATACGCCTGCGGTGCGTGACTACTTGCTTAAGGGCGAGGATGATGAGGTTCGTCAGCTCATGGAGAGCGACACGCTAGAGGGCATGCAGGTACTTAACCAGATGCTTTGCGATTTGGTTCTGGATGGCCGCATTACGATCACTGATGGCATTGCCGCTTCTTCGGATGAAGGTGACCTCAAGCGCCGCATCCGCAACGAAGGCTTTGACCCAGGTCGCTCTTCGAACCATAGCTTTGAGAACCTAATTCGTCGTTAG
- a CDS encoding SirB1 family protein — protein sequence MSELSLPPAHRQFLQIARLPDCDLTTEHLVEAAFCIAAQANPSLDIPHYLARLEAMAADLRLQLAEERYPLRLLRGINHYLFNELGFQGNRKQYYDPRNSFLNEVIDRRLGIPITLSILYMALGERVGLPLEGVNFPGHFILRPTQQDLEIYVDPFEQGEILFQQDCQERLNQITGPLPLKPEYLATVGPRRILSRVLTNLKFIYLNQGDLERVLSVVEWLLLLDPDALEHLRDRGLLYYQSQRYLEARADLELYLDRAPQASDIAVVARLLERLRQL from the coding sequence ATGTCTGAGCTGAGCCTCCCCCCAGCCCATCGTCAGTTTCTACAAATCGCTCGTCTACCAGATTGTGACCTTACTACGGAGCATTTGGTTGAGGCTGCTTTCTGCATTGCAGCTCAGGCAAACCCTAGCTTGGATATCCCTCACTATCTAGCTCGACTTGAGGCGATGGCCGCCGATTTGCGCCTGCAGTTAGCTGAGGAGCGTTACCCATTGCGCTTGCTGCGGGGTATCAACCACTATTTGTTTAACGAACTTGGCTTTCAGGGCAACCGGAAGCAATATTATGACCCCCGCAATAGCTTTCTCAACGAAGTTATAGACCGACGCTTAGGTATTCCCATCACCCTTTCAATTCTCTACATGGCTTTGGGTGAGCGAGTCGGTTTGCCATTAGAGGGGGTTAATTTCCCAGGGCACTTTATATTGAGGCCCACCCAACAGGATTTAGAAATCTATGTAGATCCGTTTGAGCAGGGCGAAATTCTGTTCCAGCAGGACTGCCAAGAGCGTTTGAACCAGATCACAGGCCCACTTCCTCTCAAACCAGAGTATTTAGCGACGGTGGGTCCTCGTCGCATTTTGAGCCGAGTGCTGACCAATCTGAAATTTATTTACCTCAACCAAGGCGATCTGGAGCGAGTTCTCAGCGTGGTAGAGTGGTTACTCCTGTTAGATCCGGATGCGCTAGAGCATTTGCGAGACAGAGGTTTGCTCTACTACCAGAGCCAGCGCTACTTAGAGGCTCGCGCCGACCTGGAACTCTATCTAGACCGCGCCCCTCAGGCTAGTGATATCGCTGTGGTAGCTCGCCTGTTAGAGCGCTTGCGCCAGTTGTGA
- a CDS encoding LptF/LptG family permease has protein sequence MTFGPAKPAASPPAKSRGWYLPQISVMDAYLGQELTLPFVFGVGAFSSIGLSIGSLLYLVRQVAESGLPIMLALQIFALQMPYFVALAFPMSTLLATLMAYGRLSDDHEIIALRGCGISVYRLFLPALVLSLVVTGMTFLFNEVVVPSANYRASVMLDAALNGDRNDFQDTNILYNQYDDLKQPDGQEQRVLTRLFYAREFDGRQMRGLTVLDFSEGSVSQIISAETADWQPKSNRWRFYNGTIYLISQDGSYRNILRFQQHEANLPRAPLDLAQERRGTDEMNIVELNRYIDLIRPTSDAKKLRKLYVRLQQKLAFPFVCVAFALVGASLGLRIKRSGKGLGLGLSVLIIFMYYVLLFITGALGQVGALSPFVAAWSPVWVALVAGTFLLWRAAR, from the coding sequence ATGACCTTTGGCCCCGCTAAGCCTGCTGCCTCTCCACCTGCCAAGTCTAGAGGCTGGTACCTGCCCCAAATCTCGGTGATGGATGCCTATCTTGGGCAGGAGTTGACACTCCCGTTTGTGTTCGGCGTCGGCGCATTTTCCTCGATTGGGCTGTCAATCGGTTCGCTTCTGTACCTGGTTCGTCAGGTAGCAGAGTCAGGCTTGCCGATTATGCTGGCCCTTCAGATTTTCGCGTTGCAAATGCCGTACTTTGTGGCGTTGGCCTTTCCCATGTCAACGCTGCTGGCAACCTTAATGGCCTACGGACGGCTCTCTGATGATCACGAGATTATTGCCTTACGCGGTTGCGGCATCAGCGTCTATCGGTTGTTTCTGCCTGCTCTAGTGCTGAGTCTGGTCGTCACAGGAATGACGTTCCTATTTAACGAAGTCGTCGTGCCTTCAGCCAATTATCGGGCCTCCGTCATGTTAGACGCGGCTCTTAATGGCGACCGGAATGATTTTCAAGATACCAACATCCTTTACAACCAGTACGACGACCTTAAGCAGCCTGACGGACAAGAGCAACGGGTGCTCACGCGTCTGTTTTACGCCCGCGAATTTGATGGGCGACAAATGCGTGGGCTGACGGTGCTGGACTTTAGTGAAGGCTCTGTATCGCAAATCATTTCGGCTGAAACAGCTGATTGGCAACCCAAAAGCAATCGGTGGCGCTTTTACAACGGCACAATCTATCTCATCTCGCAGGATGGCTCCTACCGCAACATCTTGCGGTTTCAACAGCACGAAGCGAATCTGCCACGGGCGCCGCTGGACCTCGCACAGGAGCGGCGAGGTACCGATGAGATGAATATTGTCGAACTGAATCGTTATATCGACTTGATCAGACCGACAAGCGATGCTAAAAAGCTGCGCAAGCTCTATGTGCGCCTCCAGCAAAAGCTAGCGTTTCCGTTCGTCTGTGTGGCATTTGCCTTGGTTGGGGCCTCCCTTGGCTTACGGATTAAGCGCAGCGGTAAAGGCTTAGGCCTAGGCCTGAGCGTACTGATTATTTTCATGTACTACGTACTCCTGTTTATTACAGGCGCATTGGGGCAGGTGGGCGCACTTTCCCCCTTTGTAGCGGCTTGGTCTCCAGTATGGGTTGCACTAGTCGCAGGCACTTTTCTCCTGTGGCGCGCGGCACGCTAA
- the lptB gene encoding LPS export ABC transporter ATP-binding protein — MKLALDNIHKRYGKREVVSRVSLTVNQGEIVGLLGPNGAGKTTTFYIATGVEQPDQGKVCLDHQEITHLPIHERARLGIGYLHQKPSIFRGLTVRDNILLVLQQTNVPQREWRPRLNRLLEEFHLGHVASTLGMYISGGEQRRTEIARALATGATGPKFLLLDEPFAGVDPIAVADVQDIVRRLVQRNIGVLVTDHNVRETLAITDRAYIMREGKILAAGSAEDLYTDPSVRQYYLGQRFQR; from the coding sequence GTGAAGCTAGCCCTAGACAACATCCACAAACGCTACGGAAAGCGCGAGGTCGTTAGTCGGGTCAGTCTCACAGTCAATCAGGGCGAGATTGTGGGCCTGCTGGGCCCTAACGGCGCTGGTAAGACTACTACGTTCTACATTGCCACCGGAGTTGAGCAGCCTGACCAGGGCAAAGTGTGCCTGGACCACCAGGAAATTACCCATCTGCCAATTCATGAGCGAGCCCGCCTAGGGATTGGCTATTTGCACCAGAAGCCCAGCATTTTTAGGGGCTTAACGGTCCGTGACAATATTCTTCTAGTGTTACAGCAGACCAACGTACCCCAGCGTGAGTGGCGACCTCGACTCAATCGCTTGCTTGAAGAGTTTCACCTTGGACATGTAGCCTCGACCTTGGGTATGTATATTTCCGGCGGTGAGCAGCGACGCACTGAAATTGCCCGTGCCTTAGCGACAGGAGCAACTGGACCTAAATTTCTGCTGCTAGATGAGCCGTTTGCGGGGGTCGATCCCATTGCCGTTGCCGATGTCCAAGACATCGTACGGCGTTTGGTGCAACGCAACATAGGCGTGTTAGTGACTGACCACAACGTCCGCGAGACCCTAGCGATTACAGATCGGGCCTACATTATGCGTGAGGGCAAGATTCTCGCAGCTGGCAGCGCTGAGGATCTGTATACCGACCCATCAGTCCGCCAGTATTATCTAGGTCAGAGGTTTCAGAGGTGA
- the sbcD gene encoding exonuclease subunit SbcD gives MPIRILHLSDIHLGSGLAHGRLNPQTGQNTRFEDFTQALSLCIERALTEPVDLVLFGGDAFPDATPAPLIQEAFARQFRRLADAGIPTVLLVGNHDQHAQGIGGASLNIYRTLGVPGFIVGDRLTTHRIETRSGPLQVTTLPWLTRSTLLTRSETQGLSLAAINRLLLEKLQLALEGEVRQLDPQLPTVLLAHLMVETATWGAERFLAVGRGLTVPLGVLTRDCFDYVALGHVHKHQILAQQPPVVYPGSIERVDFGEEHEPKGFVRVDLVKGEATVQFCPLAVRPFRTLSVDVTNQANPQTSLEQAILGADIQGSVVRLVYRLRPEQLSQIDRSTLHQLLAVAHTATLIPEVVNLVERARWPNLSSAALDPLTALQAYLKGREELTQLEPDLMEAARNLLTETHTSIEEAVQEQLRLL, from the coding sequence ATGCCGATCCGAATTCTGCACTTGTCAGACATCCATTTAGGCAGTGGTTTAGCCCATGGACGGCTGAACCCCCAAACTGGACAAAATACGCGTTTCGAGGACTTTACCCAGGCTCTTTCTTTGTGCATTGAGAGAGCTTTAACGGAACCGGTAGATTTAGTTTTGTTTGGCGGCGATGCCTTCCCTGACGCAACACCAGCACCTCTGATCCAAGAGGCGTTTGCCCGTCAATTTCGCCGACTGGCCGATGCTGGTATTCCAACAGTGCTGTTAGTAGGTAACCATGACCAGCATGCGCAGGGTATCGGCGGCGCTTCTCTAAATATCTACCGGACATTAGGCGTCCCCGGCTTCATCGTAGGTGACCGCCTAACCACTCACCGCATCGAAACCCGTAGTGGCCCATTACAGGTCACTACTCTCCCCTGGCTCACTCGCTCTACCCTGCTGACCCGCAGCGAAACTCAAGGTTTATCTCTAGCTGCAATCAACCGCTTGCTGCTTGAGAAGCTACAGCTAGCTTTAGAAGGTGAGGTTCGCCAACTGGACCCGCAACTGCCTACGGTTTTGCTGGCCCATCTGATGGTTGAGACTGCTACTTGGGGAGCCGAACGCTTTTTGGCAGTCGGTCGAGGCTTGACTGTGCCATTAGGCGTGCTGACTCGGGACTGCTTCGACTATGTAGCTCTAGGACATGTCCACAAGCATCAAATTCTGGCTCAGCAACCGCCTGTCGTCTACCCTGGCAGCATCGAGCGGGTCGACTTTGGTGAGGAGCATGAGCCTAAGGGTTTTGTACGGGTTGACTTAGTCAAGGGTGAGGCAACTGTGCAGTTCTGTCCTCTAGCTGTACGGCCCTTCCGAACTCTCAGCGTTGATGTCACCAACCAAGCCAATCCGCAAACTAGCTTGGAGCAAGCAATTTTAGGGGCTGATATCCAAGGCAGCGTTGTACGGCTGGTTTATCGACTGCGGCCTGAGCAACTTAGCCAGATCGACCGCTCCACGCTACATCAACTGCTGGCAGTAGCTCACACCGCTACATTGATTCCGGAAGTGGTTAACTTAGTTGAGCGTGCTCGTTGGCCTAACCTAAGCAGCGCAGCCCTAGACCCATTGACCGCTTTACAAGCTTATTTGAAGGGGCGGGAAGAACTGACCCAGCTTGAACCAGACTTAATGGAAGCCGCTCGTAATCTGCTCACTGAGACTCACACGAGTATAGAAGAGGCTGTCCAGGAGCAGTTGCGTCTGTTGTAG
- a CDS encoding DUF309 domain-containing protein: MHEDVAPAFWQGVEQFNQGEFYACHDTLEALWMEAIEPPRSFYQGVLQLAVACYHLGNQNWRGAVVLLGEGISRLRRYPDDYGGIDVDALLISSSALLTELQRLGPEGTIEFLAALSSPQVLSIQPVSSQG; the protein is encoded by the coding sequence ATGCATGAGGACGTGGCTCCTGCCTTCTGGCAAGGTGTTGAGCAGTTCAACCAGGGCGAGTTCTACGCTTGCCATGACACACTAGAAGCCCTATGGATGGAGGCAATAGAGCCCCCACGCTCTTTCTATCAAGGGGTTTTGCAGCTTGCTGTAGCCTGCTATCACCTAGGCAATCAGAACTGGCGAGGAGCTGTTGTCTTGTTAGGAGAAGGCATCAGCCGACTGAGGCGTTACCCCGATGACTACGGCGGCATAGATGTTGACGCTCTCCTCATTAGCAGTTCCGCACTCCTCACTGAGCTACAACGCCTCGGTCCTGAGGGCACGATCGAATTTCTAGCAGCCCTGTCCTCGCCCCAAGTCCTCTCGATTCAGCCGGTTTCTTCTCAAGGCTAA